The following are encoded together in the Streptomyces sp. NBC_01465 genome:
- a CDS encoding isochorismatase family protein, with protein MIPDTIPVEALLVVDIQSSSVMGNGAVPGAARLLETTADLIARARKDGSLVVHIQNDGRPGAADEPHTPGWELHHPVEEGPAEVAIRKRVDDSFDGTPLGSLLTGAGVRAVAVCGLMSEMCVQATARTALARGYRVVLPHDAHATQDIPAAPGLSDRVPAATVSRVAEWALGSDLEVPARAADVSFAAPPGSATRRESGSR; from the coding sequence ATGATCCCTGACACGATTCCCGTGGAAGCCCTGCTGGTGGTGGACATCCAGTCGTCCTCCGTGATGGGCAACGGCGCGGTCCCGGGAGCGGCCCGGCTCCTGGAGACGACCGCGGACCTGATCGCACGGGCCCGCAAGGACGGGTCCCTCGTCGTACACATCCAGAACGACGGGCGGCCCGGTGCGGCCGACGAACCGCATACGCCCGGCTGGGAGCTCCACCACCCTGTCGAGGAGGGGCCTGCGGAGGTCGCGATCCGCAAGCGTGTGGACGACAGCTTCGACGGGACGCCTCTGGGATCTCTGCTGACCGGTGCGGGAGTCCGGGCGGTCGCGGTCTGCGGTCTGATGTCGGAGATGTGCGTCCAGGCGACGGCCCGTACGGCGCTGGCGCGGGGCTATCGGGTGGTCCTCCCGCACGACGCCCATGCGACGCAGGACATCCCCGCGGCTCCCGGCCTCAGCGACAGGGTCCCTGCGGCGACGGTCTCGCGGGTCGCTGAATGGGCGCTCGGCAGCGATCTGGAAGTCCCGGCCCGCGCGGCGGACGTCTCGTTCGCGGCCCCGCCGGGTTCTGCTACTCGACGAGAGTCTGGGTCCCGATGA
- a CDS encoding helix-turn-helix transcriptional regulator, translated as MATTEFGRTVRRRRDRVSPEVAGLPAGGHRRAAGLRREELALLAGISVDYVTRLEQGRATNPSEQVVEALARALRLSGAERAHLFHTAGLVPPGQGTVPAYITPSVQRMLDRLTGTPVAVSDATWTLLLANPMYVALMGQYRGNERNAVWRHFLGSGSRVRHTPETVYALETAQVSELRATASRYPADQRLRRLIAELRTHSDRFAELWDSGAVGDVEASRKTVDHPTVGALTLDCDVLSVAGSDLRIMVYTAEPGTDDAERLALLGVIGTQTLVE; from the coding sequence ATGGCGACCACGGAGTTCGGACGGACGGTACGGCGCCGGCGCGACCGCGTCTCCCCGGAGGTGGCAGGGCTGCCCGCCGGCGGTCACCGGCGCGCGGCCGGGCTGCGCCGCGAGGAGCTGGCCCTGCTCGCCGGGATCTCCGTCGACTACGTGACCCGCCTCGAACAGGGCCGCGCGACCAACCCGTCCGAGCAGGTCGTCGAGGCGCTCGCACGTGCGCTGCGTCTCTCCGGCGCCGAGCGCGCACACCTGTTCCACACGGCCGGGCTCGTCCCGCCCGGGCAGGGCACGGTTCCCGCGTACATCACACCGAGCGTGCAGCGGATGCTGGACAGGCTGACCGGGACACCCGTCGCGGTCAGCGACGCGACGTGGACGCTGCTGCTGGCCAACCCGATGTACGTGGCCCTGATGGGCCAGTACCGGGGCAACGAGCGCAACGCCGTGTGGCGCCACTTCCTCGGCTCCGGCAGCCGCGTCCGGCACACCCCGGAGACCGTGTACGCACTGGAGACCGCGCAGGTCTCGGAGCTCCGCGCGACCGCGAGCCGGTATCCGGCGGACCAGCGACTGCGGCGCCTGATCGCGGAGTTGCGTACGCACAGCGACCGGTTCGCCGAACTGTGGGACTCCGGAGCGGTCGGCGACGTCGAGGCCTCCCGCAAGACCGTCGATCACCCCACGGTGGGCGCGCTGACACTCGACTGCGATGTGCTCAGCGTCGCGGGAAGCGACCTGCGGATCATGGTCTACACGGCCGAGCCCGGCACCGACGACGCGGAACGGCTGGCGCTCCTCGGCGTCATCGGGACCCAGACTCTCGTCGAGTAG
- a CDS encoding SDR family NAD(P)-dependent oxidoreductase — translation MTTTLITGANKGLGFETARRLVAAGHTVYIGSRDAERGRRAAEELGARSVQLDVTDDASVEAAARAVAADGGLDVLINNAGIEERAAGNTVIGAADVTAETMRGTFETNVFGTVRVLHAFLPLLQRSAAPVVVNLSSGLASLTRVSTAGTPTHAYPGVAYPASKAAVNMITVQYAKAFPDLRINAVEPGFTKTDLNGNTGIQTVEQGAEIIVRMAQVTQDGPTGGYFDAEGTLPW, via the coding sequence ATGACCACCACACTGATCACCGGAGCGAACAAGGGTCTCGGCTTCGAGACCGCCCGCCGTCTCGTCGCGGCGGGCCACACCGTCTACATCGGCAGCCGGGACGCGGAGCGCGGGCGCAGGGCGGCCGAGGAGCTGGGCGCGCGCTCGGTCCAGCTCGACGTCACCGACGACGCATCCGTCGAGGCGGCCGCGCGGGCCGTCGCGGCGGACGGCGGCCTCGACGTACTGATCAACAACGCGGGCATCGAGGAGCGGGCCGCCGGCAACACCGTCATCGGCGCCGCGGACGTGACCGCCGAGACGATGCGCGGGACGTTCGAGACGAATGTCTTCGGCACGGTCCGCGTCCTGCACGCGTTCCTCCCGCTGCTGCAACGCTCGGCCGCCCCCGTGGTGGTCAACCTCAGCAGCGGCCTGGCCTCCCTGACCCGGGTCAGCACCGCGGGCACCCCCACCCACGCCTATCCGGGCGTCGCCTACCCGGCGTCGAAGGCCGCGGTCAACATGATCACCGTGCAGTACGCGAAGGCCTTCCCGGATCTGCGGATCAACGCGGTGGAGCCCGGCTTCACCAAGACCGACCTCAACGGCAACACCGGGATCCAGACGGTCGAGCAGGGCGCCGAGATCATCGTCCGGATGGCACAGGTGACCCAGGACGGCCCGACCGGCGGCTACTTCGACGCCGAGGGAACACTGCCCTGGTAA
- a CDS encoding TetR/AcrR family transcriptional regulator — MSPRSPSVNEELRRRSRERLLQATVELVGERGYEATTLADIADRAGSARGLVSYYFPGKRQLLQSAVHRLMHLTLAAALEREPRTEDGAELMARAIDAILGLAGDHPVLMRTHMAGILQADGFVKCAEQQRLAHLLRSTMIGYGSDDPDADYPLLRAQLMGTVFALLLPGAPMPLTRLRAELFQRYGLDWELGVPPGGEPPGGTRHDFAV; from the coding sequence ATGTCCCCGCGGAGCCCGTCGGTCAATGAGGAGCTGCGGCGGCGTTCCCGCGAGCGGCTGCTGCAGGCGACCGTCGAGCTGGTGGGTGAGCGGGGGTACGAGGCGACGACCCTCGCCGACATCGCCGACCGGGCCGGTTCGGCCCGCGGACTCGTCTCGTACTACTTCCCCGGGAAGCGCCAGCTGCTGCAGTCGGCCGTGCACCGGCTGATGCACCTCACCCTCGCCGCGGCCCTGGAGCGCGAGCCGCGCACCGAGGACGGTGCGGAGCTGATGGCGCGGGCGATCGACGCGATTCTCGGGCTCGCGGGTGACCATCCGGTCCTGATGCGCACACACATGGCGGGAATCCTGCAGGCCGACGGCTTTGTGAAGTGCGCCGAGCAGCAGCGGCTCGCGCACCTGCTCCGCTCCACCATGATCGGGTACGGGTCGGACGATCCGGACGCCGACTACCCGCTGCTGCGCGCCCAGTTGATGGGCACCGTCTTCGCGCTGCTGCTGCCCGGCGCCCCGATGCCGCTGACGCGGCTGCGCGCGGAGCTCTTCCAGCGGTACGGGCTCGACTGGGAACTCGGCGTCCCGCCGGGCGGGGAGCCGCCCGGCGGGACGCGTCACGACTTCGCCGTCTAG
- a CDS encoding LVIVD repeat-containing protein: MAAAAGLIATLLAAGPAVATPDPGDAPATTAASASLAAQTRSAIADGEIPGQDEVVHSANIEHLTNIPKDALAGTNSDLAFQGKYAFAGNYDGFRIFDLSNPKAPKTVAQVLCPGSQNDITVSGNLLFLSTDSSRSDNSCASTTQPATEKSSWEGMKIFDISDKRNPKYVAAVETACGSHTHTLVPSKKNIYLYVSSYSPSATFPDCQPPHDGISVIKVPRNAPEKAAVVNFPVLFPGEGADGGGNPGGPTNPGVSKTTGCHDITVLPSKDLAAGACMGDGILFDIKNPERPKVIDRVQDNVNFAFWHSATFNQKANKVVFTDELGGGGAATCNAAIGPNRGADGIYDIVGKGDQRKLVFRSYFKIPRHQADTENCVAHNGSLIPVKGKDLMVQAWYQGGVSVWDFTDSSKPKEIGYFERGPLTTDKMTTGGSWSAYYYNGYIYSNDIAKGFDVLKLSDRRTDPAKWVRLHELNVQTQPDYFD; this comes from the coding sequence ATGGCGGCCGCAGCCGGACTCATCGCCACCCTGCTGGCCGCAGGACCGGCGGTCGCGACGCCCGATCCGGGGGACGCCCCGGCCACCACGGCGGCCTCCGCGTCACTGGCGGCGCAGACCAGGTCCGCGATCGCCGACGGGGAGATACCCGGCCAGGACGAGGTCGTCCACAGCGCCAACATCGAGCATCTGACCAACATCCCCAAGGACGCTCTCGCGGGGACCAACTCGGACCTCGCCTTCCAGGGCAAGTACGCCTTCGCCGGCAACTACGACGGCTTCCGGATCTTCGACCTCAGCAACCCGAAGGCCCCGAAGACGGTCGCCCAGGTCCTGTGTCCCGGGTCGCAGAACGACATCACCGTCTCCGGGAACCTGCTCTTCCTCTCGACGGACTCCTCGCGGAGCGACAACTCCTGCGCCTCCACGACGCAGCCCGCGACCGAGAAGTCCTCCTGGGAGGGCATGAAGATCTTCGACATCAGCGACAAGCGCAACCCGAAGTACGTCGCCGCCGTCGAGACCGCCTGCGGCTCGCACACGCACACCCTGGTCCCGTCGAAGAAGAACATCTACCTCTACGTCTCCTCGTACTCCCCGAGCGCCACCTTCCCCGACTGCCAGCCGCCGCACGACGGGATCTCCGTCATCAAGGTGCCGCGGAACGCCCCCGAGAAGGCGGCGGTCGTGAACTTCCCGGTCCTCTTCCCGGGCGAGGGAGCCGACGGCGGCGGCAACCCCGGCGGCCCCACCAACCCCGGCGTCTCCAAGACCACCGGCTGCCACGACATCACCGTGCTGCCCTCCAAGGACCTGGCCGCCGGTGCCTGCATGGGTGACGGCATCCTCTTCGACATCAAGAACCCGGAGCGGCCCAAGGTCATCGACCGGGTCCAGGACAACGTCAACTTCGCCTTCTGGCACTCCGCGACCTTCAACCAGAAGGCGAACAAGGTCGTCTTCACCGACGAACTCGGCGGCGGCGGCGCGGCCACCTGCAACGCCGCGATCGGACCGAACCGCGGCGCCGACGGCATCTACGACATCGTCGGCAAGGGCGACCAGCGCAAGCTCGTCTTCCGCAGCTACTTCAAGATCCCGCGCCACCAGGCCGACACCGAGAACTGCGTCGCCCACAACGGCTCGCTCATCCCGGTCAAGGGCAAGGACCTCATGGTCCAGGCCTGGTACCAGGGCGGCGTCTCCGTCTGGGACTTCACCGACTCCTCGAAGCCCAAGGAGATCGGCTACTTCGAGCGCGGACCGCTCACCACGGACAAGATGACGACCGGCGGCTCGTGGTCGGCGTACTACTACAACGGCTACATCTACTCCAACGACATCGCGAAGGGCTTCGACGTACTGAAGCTCAGCGACCGTCGCACCGACCCGGCGAAGTGGGTACGCCTGCACGAGCTCAATGTGCAGACACAGCCCGACTACTTCGACTAG
- a CDS encoding DUF305 domain-containing protein — protein MYISIDGNGNVMRAGKLAAAAAVLAALMALTACDTDKSAQGSSKGTANAGPKVVAPGKPGEPARTLSAADAARAGRDDTPNSADFTYIQMMIVHHGQALEMTKLVAQRAGTEPVKKLAERIAAAQGPEIGAMQGWLDTHGGARKQSGHDHAAMPGMATEAQLAQLRTAKGKAFDELFLKLMTTHHQGAITMATDVLSEGNNVLVEEMANDVVAQQTSEIGRMRAMS, from the coding sequence ATGTACATCTCAATAGATGGCAACGGAAATGTAATGCGGGCAGGGAAGTTGGCAGCCGCCGCAGCGGTCCTGGCTGCACTGATGGCCCTGACGGCCTGCGATACGGACAAGAGCGCGCAAGGCAGTAGCAAAGGCACGGCAAACGCGGGCCCAAAGGTGGTGGCTCCAGGTAAACCCGGCGAACCGGCGAGGACACTGTCGGCCGCGGATGCCGCCAGGGCCGGCCGGGACGACACCCCCAACTCGGCTGATTTCACATACATCCAGATGATGATCGTCCACCACGGCCAGGCGCTGGAGATGACGAAACTGGTGGCGCAGCGGGCGGGAACGGAGCCCGTGAAGAAGCTCGCCGAGCGCATCGCGGCCGCGCAGGGGCCGGAGATCGGTGCGATGCAGGGATGGCTGGACACGCATGGCGGCGCGCGCAAGCAGAGCGGGCACGACCATGCCGCGATGCCGGGAATGGCGACAGAGGCTCAACTGGCCCAGTTGCGCACAGCGAAGGGCAAAGCCTTCGACGAGCTCTTCCTGAAGCTGATGACCACGCACCATCAGGGAGCGATCACGATGGCGACCGACGTCCTCTCGGAGGGGAACAATGTGCTCGTCGAGGAGATGGCCAACGACGTCGTGGCGCAGCAGACGTCGGAGATCGGCAGGATGCGCGCGATGTCCTGA
- a CDS encoding DUF6214 family protein, with protein MRREILPPWFNIRLTFADGARIDVLAVASEGRIAIEDMRADPPLSLDGFAALADWIEGPLEDACQVVIEQHRLGATVPRPYYDAGYEAEPPAVRRARPSWPRGSAGRRVAAEAYRAAQQEGRDPVLAVMCATGHSRRKSLRLIAGARDEGYLAPRHNRR; from the coding sequence ATGCGCCGCGAGATCCTGCCCCCCTGGTTCAACATCCGGCTGACCTTCGCCGACGGCGCGCGCATCGACGTGCTCGCCGTGGCCTCGGAAGGACGGATCGCCATCGAGGACATGCGCGCCGACCCGCCGCTGTCGCTGGACGGTTTCGCTGCGCTCGCCGACTGGATCGAGGGCCCGCTGGAGGACGCCTGCCAGGTGGTGATCGAGCAGCACCGGCTCGGCGCGACGGTCCCGCGTCCGTACTACGACGCGGGGTACGAGGCGGAGCCGCCCGCCGTGCGCCGTGCCCGTCCCTCCTGGCCGCGTGGCAGTGCCGGGCGCCGCGTCGCGGCCGAGGCGTACCGCGCCGCCCAGCAGGAGGGCCGTGATCCGGTGCTCGCGGTGATGTGCGCGACCGGCCACAGCCGCCGCAAGTCGCTCCGGCTGATCGCCGGCGCACGCGACGAGGGATATCTGGCGCCCCGTCACAACCGGCGCTGA
- a CDS encoding FAD-dependent oxidoreductase, which yields MLRVAVVGSGPSGVYTAQSLVEQSAVPGVRVHVLDRLPCPYGLVRYGVAPDHEKIKSLQNNLRTVLEHDRVSFVGGVEVGTGALTPARLLELYHAVVYCVGAAKDRRLGIPGEDLAGSCSATDFVSWYSAHPDAASNGFDLGARSAVVIGVGNVAVDVARILARGAEELRPTDVPQTALGALAVSRVRAVHMVGRRGPSQARFTTKELRELGSLPDADARVDAAELALDPAFADPAGLPAVNRRNVAVLREWADAAPRDHGSRSIRLRFFLRPVELLGEGGRVTAVRFERTVPDGDGGVRPTGLFEDIEAQLVLRAVGYRGAPPAGLPFDPASGTVPHLAGRMLRDAAAAPGEYVAGWIKRGPTGVIGTNRPCAKETVASLLADASLLLRRRPLGDPLDAMRKLGLRPVEWPGWLAIEEAEAALGLALGRRSVKIPDWEGLLRAAYGDTSLQHP from the coding sequence GTGCTTCGTGTCGCCGTCGTCGGTTCGGGCCCCAGCGGGGTCTACACCGCCCAGTCACTCGTCGAGCAGAGCGCGGTGCCCGGGGTGCGGGTCCATGTTCTGGACCGGTTGCCCTGCCCGTACGGACTGGTGCGCTACGGCGTCGCTCCGGACCACGAGAAGATCAAGTCGCTGCAGAACAACCTGCGCACGGTGCTGGAGCACGACCGGGTGAGCTTCGTCGGCGGCGTCGAGGTGGGTACGGGAGCGCTGACTCCCGCACGGCTGCTCGAGCTCTACCACGCGGTCGTGTACTGCGTGGGGGCCGCGAAGGACCGCAGACTGGGCATTCCCGGCGAGGATCTGGCGGGGAGCTGTTCGGCCACCGACTTCGTCTCCTGGTACAGCGCCCATCCGGACGCCGCGTCCAACGGCTTTGATCTGGGGGCCCGTTCGGCCGTGGTGATCGGGGTGGGGAACGTCGCCGTCGACGTCGCACGGATCCTCGCGCGCGGCGCGGAGGAGCTGCGACCCACCGATGTCCCGCAGACGGCGCTCGGCGCCCTCGCCGTGAGCAGGGTCCGCGCGGTCCACATGGTCGGCAGACGCGGCCCCTCCCAGGCCCGTTTCACCACCAAGGAGTTGCGGGAGCTCGGCTCCCTCCCGGACGCCGACGCGAGGGTGGACGCGGCGGAACTGGCACTGGATCCCGCCTTCGCCGACCCGGCGGGCCTGCCGGCGGTGAACCGGCGCAATGTGGCCGTACTGAGGGAATGGGCGGATGCGGCACCGCGGGACCACGGCTCGCGCAGCATCCGGCTGCGGTTCTTCCTGCGGCCGGTGGAACTGCTGGGCGAGGGCGGGCGGGTGACCGCGGTGCGGTTCGAGCGGACCGTCCCGGACGGGGACGGGGGTGTGCGGCCCACCGGCTTGTTCGAGGACATCGAGGCCCAACTGGTCCTGCGCGCCGTCGGTTACCGGGGTGCTCCCCCGGCCGGGCTGCCCTTCGACCCCGCGTCCGGCACCGTTCCGCACCTGGCGGGCCGGATGCTGCGCGACGCCGCGGCGGCGCCCGGCGAGTACGTGGCGGGGTGGATCAAGCGCGGGCCGACCGGAGTGATCGGCACCAACCGCCCGTGCGCGAAGGAGACGGTAGCCTCGCTGCTTGCGGATGCGTCGCTTCTCCTGCGGCGCAGACCACTTGGCGATCCGCTGGATGCGATGCGGAAGCTCGGGCTGCGGCCGGTGGAGTGGCCGGGGTGGCTGGCGATCGAGGAGGCCGAGGCGGCGCTGGGGCTCGCGCTGGGGCGCCGGTCGGTGAAGATCCCCGACTGGGAGGGGCTGTTGAGGGCCGCGTACGGCGACACCTCGCTGCAACATCCTTGA
- a CDS encoding nucleobase:cation symporter-2 family protein, which translates to MTTPTQTAVHPVDEVPPPSQLAAFGLQHVLAMYAGAVAVPLIVGGAMKLSPADLAYLITADLLVCGIATLIQCIGFWRFGIRLPIVQGCTFAAVSPMVLIGTTGGGLPAIYGAVIVAGLAMMLLAPVFGKLLRFFPPLVTGTVILIIGLSLLPVAGNWAGGGAGAKDFGEPKNVALAAFVLVVVLGVQRFAPPALSRIAVLIGIVVGVLVAVPTGFTDFGGVGDADWVGISTPFHFGAPSFHAAAIVSMLVVALVTMTETTGDFIAVGELTDRPVEPRALADGLRADGLSTVLGGVFNTFPYTAFAQNVGLVGMTRVRSRWVVATAGGILVLLGLLPKLGAVVAAIPAPVLGGAGLVMFGTVAASGLRTLTKVDFAGNHNLTVVAVSVAVGMLPVGVPGIYAKFPDWFQTVMDSGISAGCLTALVLNLLFNHLPGQGTSAPAEPVGLPGSRSEDAVEKAGEERV; encoded by the coding sequence ATGACAACACCGACGCAGACCGCGGTGCACCCGGTCGACGAAGTTCCGCCCCCTTCCCAGCTGGCAGCCTTCGGGCTGCAGCATGTGCTGGCCATGTACGCGGGCGCCGTGGCCGTGCCGCTGATCGTCGGCGGGGCGATGAAGCTGTCGCCCGCCGACCTGGCGTATCTGATCACCGCGGATCTGCTCGTGTGCGGTATCGCGACGCTCATCCAGTGCATCGGCTTCTGGCGGTTCGGGATCCGGCTGCCGATCGTGCAGGGCTGTACGTTCGCGGCCGTCTCGCCCATGGTGCTCATCGGTACGACCGGTGGCGGACTGCCCGCGATCTACGGTGCGGTGATCGTGGCGGGGCTCGCGATGATGCTGCTCGCGCCGGTCTTCGGGAAGCTGCTGAGGTTCTTCCCGCCGCTGGTCACCGGGACCGTCATCCTCATCATCGGGCTCTCCCTGCTGCCCGTCGCGGGCAACTGGGCCGGGGGCGGCGCCGGGGCAAAGGACTTCGGGGAGCCTAAGAACGTGGCGCTCGCCGCCTTCGTGCTGGTGGTGGTGCTGGGGGTGCAGCGGTTCGCGCCGCCCGCCCTGAGCCGTATCGCCGTGCTCATCGGGATCGTGGTCGGCGTACTGGTCGCAGTTCCCACCGGATTCACCGACTTCGGCGGCGTCGGGGACGCGGACTGGGTCGGCATCAGCACGCCCTTCCACTTCGGGGCGCCGAGCTTCCACGCGGCGGCGATCGTCTCGATGCTGGTGGTGGCCCTGGTCACGATGACCGAGACGACGGGTGACTTCATCGCGGTCGGCGAGCTGACGGACCGGCCGGTGGAGCCGCGGGCGCTCGCCGACGGGCTGCGGGCCGACGGGCTCTCGACCGTGCTCGGCGGGGTCTTCAACACCTTCCCGTACACCGCGTTCGCGCAGAACGTGGGTCTGGTGGGCATGACGCGGGTCCGCAGTCGCTGGGTCGTGGCCACGGCCGGCGGGATCCTCGTACTCCTCGGTCTGCTGCCCAAACTCGGTGCGGTGGTCGCCGCCATTCCGGCGCCGGTGCTCGGCGGGGCCGGTCTGGTGATGTTCGGTACGGTCGCGGCCAGCGGGCTGCGCACCCTCACGAAGGTGGACTTCGCCGGCAACCACAATCTGACCGTGGTCGCCGTCTCGGTCGCGGTCGGCATGCTGCCGGTGGGCGTCCCCGGGATCTACGCGAAGTTCCCCGACTGGTTCCAGACGGTGATGGACAGCGGGATCAGCGCGGGCTGCCTCACCGCCCTCGTACTCAATCTGCTCTTCAACCACCTGCCGGGGCAGGGGACTTCAGCTCCTGCCGAGCCGGTGGGCCTGCCCGGCAGCCGCAGCGAGGACGCTGTCGAGAAGGCCGGGGAAGAGCGCGTCTAG
- a CDS encoding ArsR/SmtB family transcription factor codes for MATAPSTTRELAHPTREEIRLEGVLHALSDPMRLSVVRDLAEQDEELSCSHFVLPVTKSTSTHHFRVLRESGVLQQVYRGTAKMNGLRRDDLDALFPGLLDSVLAAAAGQAHRLGRS; via the coding sequence GTGGCCACCGCACCGAGCACCACCCGAGAACTCGCCCACCCCACGCGCGAAGAGATCCGCCTGGAGGGTGTGCTCCACGCACTGTCCGACCCGATGCGGCTCTCCGTGGTCCGTGACCTGGCGGAACAGGACGAGGAGCTGTCCTGCTCGCACTTCGTGCTTCCCGTCACCAAGTCCACGAGCACCCACCACTTCCGGGTCCTCCGTGAGAGCGGCGTGCTCCAGCAGGTCTACCGCGGCACCGCCAAGATGAACGGTCTGCGCCGCGACGACCTAGACGCGCTCTTCCCCGGCCTTCTCGACAGCGTCCTCGCTGCGGCTGCCGGGCAGGCCCACCGGCTCGGCAGGAGCTGA
- a CDS encoding NADH:flavin oxidoreductase/NADH oxidase: protein MSALFEPYTLRSLTIPNRVWMPPMCQYSAAPDGELAGAPHDWHFAHYAARAAGGTGLIIVEATAVSPEGRISPYDLGIWNDTQVEAFRRITRFLKGQGTVPGIQLGHGGRKASTDQPWKGGAPVGPEAHGWQPLAPSAVPFDEKHPVPTELTVDAIREIVGQFADGARRALDAGFQVAEIHGAHGYLISEFLSPHSNRRTDAYGGSFENRTRFALEVVDAVREVWPEELPLFFRVSATDWLDEGGWTADDTVRFASLLKAHGVDLLDTSTGGNASGVRIPTGPGYQVPFAARVKAETELPVAAVGMITDPEQAEKILANGEADAVLLGRELLRNPSWARHAARELGAEVHVPDQYHRSV, encoded by the coding sequence GTGAGTGCACTGTTCGAGCCCTACACCCTGCGGTCGCTGACCATTCCCAACCGGGTGTGGATGCCCCCGATGTGCCAGTACTCCGCGGCTCCGGACGGCGAGCTCGCAGGCGCCCCGCACGACTGGCACTTCGCGCACTACGCGGCGCGTGCCGCCGGCGGCACCGGGCTCATCATCGTCGAGGCGACCGCTGTCAGCCCGGAGGGCCGGATCAGTCCGTACGACCTCGGCATCTGGAACGACACCCAGGTCGAGGCCTTCCGGCGGATCACCCGCTTCCTCAAGGGGCAGGGCACGGTCCCCGGCATCCAGCTCGGCCACGGCGGACGCAAGGCGTCGACCGACCAGCCCTGGAAGGGCGGAGCGCCGGTCGGACCCGAGGCGCACGGCTGGCAGCCGCTGGCGCCCAGCGCCGTTCCCTTCGACGAGAAGCACCCCGTGCCCACCGAGCTCACCGTCGACGCGATCCGCGAGATCGTCGGGCAGTTCGCCGACGGGGCGCGGCGCGCGCTGGACGCCGGTTTCCAGGTCGCCGAGATCCACGGCGCCCACGGCTATCTGATCAGCGAATTCCTCTCGCCCCACTCCAACCGGCGCACCGACGCGTACGGCGGCTCCTTCGAGAACCGGACGCGTTTCGCCCTCGAAGTCGTGGACGCCGTACGGGAGGTGTGGCCCGAGGAGCTCCCGCTGTTCTTCCGTGTCTCCGCCACCGACTGGCTGGACGAAGGCGGCTGGACGGCGGACGACACCGTGCGCTTCGCCTCGCTGCTGAAGGCCCACGGGGTGGATCTCCTGGACACCTCCACCGGCGGAAACGCATCGGGCGTCCGCATTCCGACGGGGCCCGGCTACCAGGTCCCCTTCGCCGCCCGGGTGAAGGCCGAGACCGAACTGCCCGTCGCGGCCGTCGGGATGATCACCGACCCTGAGCAGGCGGAGAAGATCCTCGCCAACGGCGAGGCGGACGCGGTGCTGCTCGGCCGTGAGCTGCTCCGCAATCCTTCCTGGGCGCGGCATGCCGCACGGGAGCTGGGCGCAGAGGTGCACGTGCCCGACCAGTACCACCGTTCCGTCTGA
- a CDS encoding GNAT family N-acetyltransferase — protein sequence MTYSAAGELDITRATLDEWPAIVEWAAAEGWNPGRGDSESFFAQDPEGFFVGRTGGEPVSAISVVNYSPDYAFLGFYLVHPDHRGRGHGLATWKSALAHAGRRTVGLDGVPAQQDNYRRSGFTRAHGTVCYVGAVPAGTPAHIEPVAATERRALLAYDSACHPADRPRFLDRWLTQPGHRALARVVDGRLAGYGVIRPARDTYRIGPLFADTEADARALLAALAAEAGGASVALDVPESNPAAVAMAVSLGLEPAFATARMYTGPVRPFAAHRIYGVTTLELG from the coding sequence ATGACGTACTCGGCCGCCGGAGAACTCGACATCACCCGCGCCACCCTCGACGAGTGGCCGGCGATCGTCGAGTGGGCGGCGGCCGAGGGGTGGAATCCGGGGCGCGGCGACAGCGAGAGCTTCTTCGCCCAGGACCCCGAAGGGTTCTTCGTCGGCCGTACCGGCGGCGAGCCGGTCTCCGCGATCTCCGTCGTCAACTACAGCCCCGACTACGCCTTTCTGGGCTTCTACCTCGTCCACCCGGACCACCGGGGCCGCGGTCACGGCCTGGCGACCTGGAAGTCGGCGCTCGCCCACGCGGGCCGGCGCACCGTCGGCCTTGACGGCGTCCCCGCACAGCAGGACAACTACCGCCGCTCCGGCTTCACTCGGGCCCACGGCACGGTCTGCTACGTGGGGGCCGTCCCGGCCGGCACTCCGGCGCACATCGAGCCCGTGGCCGCGACGGAGCGCCGGGCACTCCTCGCGTACGACAGTGCCTGCCACCCGGCGGACCGCCCTCGCTTCCTGGACCGCTGGCTGACTCAGCCGGGCCACCGTGCTCTCGCCCGGGTCGTGGACGGCAGGCTCGCCGGGTACGGAGTGATCCGCCCGGCCCGTGACACGTACCGGATCGGCCCGCTCTTCGCCGACACCGAGGCCGACGCCCGCGCGCTGCTCGCCGCCCTCGCGGCGGAGGCAGGAGGAGCCTCTGTCGCCCTGGACGTCCCGGAGTCCAACCCTGCGGCCGTCGCAATGGCCGTCTCCCTCGGCCTGGAGCCGGCCTTCGCCACGGCCCGGATGTACACCGGACCGGTCCGCCCGTTCGCCGCCCACCGCATCTACGGAGTGACCACGCTCGAACTCGGCTGA